The Apodemus sylvaticus chromosome 5, mApoSyl1.1, whole genome shotgun sequence genome has a segment encoding these proteins:
- the LOC127684421 gene encoding olfactory receptor 4A5-like, producing the protein MGETNNVTEFILLGLTQDPAGQKALFVMFLLIYIVTIGGNLLIVATVIASPSLGSPMYFFLAFLSLMDTVYSTAILPKLLTDLLCDKKTISFTACLVQLFVEHLFGGSEVFILVVMAYDRYVAICKPLHYLTIMNQQVCILLLVVSWAGGFAHALLQVISVYLLPFCGPNVIDHFACDMYPLLGLACTDTYFIGLTVVGNNGAMSVVVFILLLVSYGIILNSLKTHSQEGRRKALSTCSSHIMVVVLFFVPCIFMYVRPVSNFPIDKYITVFYTIFTPMLNPLIYTLRNMEIKNCMTKLWGKMFTQEIKRISPH; encoded by the coding sequence ATGGGAGAAACTAACAATGTCACAGAGTTTATCCTGCTGGGTCTCACTCAGGATCCTGCTGGGCAAAAAGCACTGTTTGTCATGTTTTTGCTCATCTACATTGTGACTATAGGGGGCAACCTGCTCATTGTGGCTACAGTGAttgccagcccctccctgggctcCCCAATGTACTTCTTCCTTGCCTTCCTCTCACTCATGGATACTGTTTACTCCACTGCAATCTTGCCCAAGTTGCTTACTGACTTACTTTGTGATAAGAAGACCATTTCCTTCACAGCTTGTCTGGTTCAGCTCTTTGTTGAGCACTTATTTGGTGGTTCTGAGGTCTTCATTTTGGTGGTgatggcctatgatcgctatgtggccatctgcaagcCACTGCACTATTTGACCATAATGAATCAACAGGTTTGCATCCTCTTGTTGGTGGTGTCCTGGGCTGGAGGATTTGCACATGCTCTGCTTCAAGTTATATCTGTGTATTTACTTCCATTTTGTGGACCTAATGTCATTGACCACTTTGCTTGTGACATGTACCCATTGTTAGGACTTGCATGCACTGACACCTACTTCATTGGACTCACTGTAGTTGGAAATAATGGAGCAATGTCTGTAGTGGTCTTTATCCTCCTCCTTGTCTCCTATGGAATCATTCTAAACTCTCTTAAGACTCACAGTCAGGAAGGGAGGCGCAAAGCCCTGTCCACCTGCAGCTCCCACATCATGGTAGTTGTCCTCTTTTTTGTTCCCTGTATTTTCATGTATGTTAGACCTGTCTCCAACTTTCCAATTGATAAATATATTACTGTTTTTTATACAATTTTTACTCCCATGTTGAACCCTTTAATATATACTTTAAGAAACATGGAGATTAAAAATTGTATGACAAAACTGTGGGGTAAAATGTTcacacaagaaataaaaagaatttctCCTCACTGA
- the LOC127684423 gene encoding olfactory receptor 4A5-like — MGQKNNVTEFILLGLTQDPAGQKVLFVMFLLIYIVTMVGNLLIVATVIASPSLGSPMYFFLAFLSLMDAVYSTAILPKLLTDLLCDKKTISFTACLVQLFVEHLFGGSEVFILVVMAYDRYVAICKPLHYLTIMNRQVCILLLVVSWAGGFAHALLQVISVYILPFCGPNVIDHFGCDMYPLLGLACTDTYFLGLTVVGNNGAMSVIVFLLLLVSYGIILNSLKTHSQEGRRKALSTCSSHIMVVVLFFVPCIFMYVRPVSNFTIDKYITVFYTIFTPMLNPLIYTLRNIEIKNCMAKLWGKMFTKDIKGISPH; from the coding sequence ATGGGACAGAAAAACAATGTCACAGAGTTTATCCTGCTGGGTCTCACTCAGGATCCTGCTGGGCAAAAAGTATTGTTTGTTATGTTTTTACTCATCTACATTGTGACAATGGTGGGCAACCTGCTCATTGTGGCTACAGTGAttgccagcccctccctgggctcCCCAATGTACTTCTTCCTTGCCTTCCTCTCACTCATGGATGCTGTTTACTCCACTGCCATCTTGCCCAAGTTGCTTACAGACTTACTTTGTGATAAGAAGACCATTTCCTTCACAGCTTGTCTGGTTCAGCTCTTTGTGGAGCACTTATTTGGTGGTTCTGAGGTCTTCATTTTGGTGGTGATGGCTTATGATCGCTATGTAGCCATCTGCAAGCCACTGCATTATTTGACCATAATGAATCGACAGGTTTGCATTCTCTTGTTGGTGGTGTCCTGGGCTGGAGGATTTGCACATGCTCTGCTTCAAGTTATATCTGTGTATATACTTCCATTTTGTGGACCTAATGTCATTGACCACTTTGGCTGTGACATGTACCCATTGTTAGGACTTGCATGCACTGACACCTACTTCCTTGGACTCACTGTAGTTGGCAACAATGGAGCAATGTCTGTAattgtctttctcctcctccttgtctcctATGGAATAATTCTAAACTCTCTTAAGACTCATAGCCAGGAAGGGAGGCGCAAAGCCCTGTCCACCTGCAGCTCCCACATCATGGTGGTTGTCCTCTTTTTTGTTCCTTGCATTTTCATGTATGTTAGACCTGTCTCTAACTTTACTATTGATAAATATATTACTGTCTTTTATACAATTTTTACTCCTATGTTGAACCCTTTAATATATACCTTGAGAAACATAgagattaaaaactgcatggcaaaGCTGTGGGGTAAAATGTTCACCAAAGACATAAAAGGAATTTCTCCTCACTGA
- the LOC127684420 gene encoding olfactory receptor 4A5-like: MGETNNVTEFVLLGLTQDPAGQKALFVMFLLMYIVTIVGNLLIVATVIASPSLGSPMYFFLAFLSLMDAVYSTAILPKLLTDLLCDKKTISFTACLVQLFVEHLFGGAEVFLLVVMAYDRYVAICKPLHYLTVMNQQVCISLLVVAWVGGFAHALVQVLSVYKLPFCGPNVIDHFGCDMYPLLALVCADTYFIGLTVVANNGAMCMVVFVLLLFSYGILLSSLKTHSQEGRRKALSTCSSHIMVVVLFFVPCIFMYVRPVCNFPIDKSISVFYTAITPMLNPLIYTLRNSEIKNSMGKLWGHVFSPNIKSGSWHMSISEFLHFT, translated from the coding sequence ATGGGAGAGACTAACAATGTCACAGAATTTGTTCTCCTGGGTCTCACTCAGGATCCTGCTGGGCAAAAAGCACTGTTTGTCATGTTTTTGCTCATGTACATTGTGACTATTGTGGGCAACCTGCTCATTGTGGCCACCGTGAttgccagcccctccctgggctcCCCAATGTACTTCTTCCTTGCCTTCCTCTCACTCATGGATGCTGTTTACTCCACTGCCATCTTGCCCAAGTTGCTTACAGACTTACTTTGTGATAAGAAGACCATTTCCTTCACAGCTTGTTTGGTTCAGCTTTTTGTGGAGCACTTATTTGGTGGTGCTGAGGTCTTCCTTCTGGTGGTGATGGCCTATGATCgttatgtggccatctgcaagcCACTGCATTATTTAACTGTGATGAATCAACAGGTCTGTATCTCACTTTTGGTGGTAGCCTGGGTTGGAGGATTTGCGCATGCTCTGGTTCAAGTTCTGTCTGTATATAAACTTCCTTTCTGTGGACCTAATGTCATTGACCACTTTGGCTGTGACATGTATCCATTATTGGCACTTGTGTGCGCTGACACTTACTTTATAGGCCTCACTGTTGTTGCCAACAATGGAGCCATGTGTATGGTAGTCTTTGTCCTTCTTCTATTTTCCTATGGAATTCTCTTAAGCTCCCTTAAGACTCACAGTCAGGAAGGGAGGCGCAAAGCCCTGTCCACCTGCAGCTCCCACATCATGGTAGTTGTCCTTTTCTTTGTTCCCTGTATATTCATGTATGTTAGACCCGTCTGCAACTTCCCTATTGATAaatctatttctgttttttatacAGCTATTACTCCCATGTTGAATCCTTTAATATATACATTGAGAAATTCAGAGATTAAAAATTCCATGGGAAAGCTCTG